A single genomic interval of Dromiciops gliroides isolate mDroGli1 chromosome 1, mDroGli1.pri, whole genome shotgun sequence harbors:
- the LOC122736860 gene encoding ly-6/neurotoxin-like protein 1 yields MKFFPVLLLTTIMAQPLTYALECYVCESKGYNCFKHMRCPDYVNYCMTTRTYITPTRVTVSKSCVPTCFETLYDGYTKNAATTSCCQYDYCNGASLGAQASSALALTTILSTLWGLLPPSL; encoded by the exons ATGAAGTTCTTTCCAGTCTTGCTTCTCACGACGATCATGGCCCAGCCACTCA CCTATGCCCTGGAATGCTACGTCTGTGAATCCAAAGGGTACAACTGCTTCAAGCACATGAGGTGCCCTGATTATGTCAACTACTGTATGACCACCCGGACTT ATATTACTCCAACCAGGGTAACAGTCAGCAAGTCCTGTGTCCCCACCTGCTTCGAGACCTTGTACGATGGCTATACCAAGAACGCCGCCACTACGTCCTGCTGCCAATATGACTACTGCAATGGGGCGAGCCTCGGGGCCCAGGCCTCCTCAGCTCTGGCCCTCACCACGATTCTCAGCACGCTCTGGGGGCTGCTCCCCCCCAGCCTCTGA